In Alicyclobacillus macrosporangiidus CPP55, a single window of DNA contains:
- a CDS encoding DUF362 domain-containing protein, with protein MGVLEDLLRDIPLPKMAPVRQKFAAERVDDVAGAVHRAIAEAGVAERIRPGAKVAIGVGSRGIANLPVLVRAVVEVVKQRGADPFIVPAMGSHGGATADGQRAMLEHLGVTEATVGAPVRATMEVVQAGVSAGGLPLYVDAYAAKADGIIVINRIKPHTSFRGKVESGLIKMLVIGLGKQKGAETAHARGFDHMTRHLLDLSAALIERLPVWFGVGVLENAYDQTARVVAVPAERLHEVEPELLNEARRLMPKILVRDPDVLVVDEMGKDISGVGMDPNVTGRYPNQLVQPDIRIGKVCVLRLTEKTDGNAAGVGLADVTTAALEAKIDRVKGYANSLTSTTMTSIKLPMVLPTDRLAIQAAIKTCNCPDLAQARVVRIRNTLHLEHIWVSESLLPEVAAHERMEVLGPAEPMRFTEAGELIFG; from the coding sequence ATGGGCGTTCTCGAGGACCTGTTGCGCGACATCCCGCTGCCGAAGATGGCGCCGGTGCGACAGAAGTTCGCCGCCGAGCGCGTGGACGACGTGGCGGGTGCGGTGCACCGGGCGATCGCCGAGGCGGGGGTGGCGGAGCGCATCCGGCCCGGGGCGAAGGTGGCCATCGGTGTGGGGTCGCGCGGGATCGCCAACCTGCCCGTGCTGGTGCGGGCGGTGGTGGAGGTCGTGAAGCAGCGCGGGGCGGACCCGTTCATCGTCCCGGCGATGGGCAGCCACGGCGGGGCGACGGCGGATGGCCAGAGGGCGATGCTCGAGCACCTGGGCGTGACGGAGGCGACTGTCGGCGCGCCGGTACGGGCGACCATGGAGGTGGTGCAGGCGGGCGTGTCGGCGGGCGGCCTGCCGCTGTACGTGGACGCGTACGCCGCGAAGGCGGACGGGATCATCGTGATCAACCGGATCAAGCCCCATACGTCGTTCCGCGGCAAGGTGGAGTCGGGGCTCATCAAGATGCTGGTGATCGGCCTCGGCAAACAGAAGGGGGCGGAGACGGCCCACGCGCGCGGGTTCGACCACATGACCCGCCACTTGCTCGACCTGTCGGCGGCCCTCATCGAGCGGCTGCCGGTGTGGTTCGGCGTGGGGGTATTGGAGAACGCATACGACCAGACGGCGCGCGTGGTGGCGGTGCCCGCCGAACGGCTGCACGAGGTGGAGCCCGAGCTGTTGAACGAGGCACGGCGCTTGATGCCGAAGATCCTCGTCCGCGACCCGGACGTCCTGGTGGTTGACGAGATGGGCAAGGACATCAGCGGCGTCGGGATGGATCCGAACGTCACCGGACGCTACCCGAACCAGCTGGTGCAGCCCGACATCCGCATCGGCAAGGTGTGCGTGCTGCGCCTGACGGAGAAGACGGACGGCAACGCGGCCGGGGTCGGGTTGGCGGATGTGACGACGGCGGCGCTGGAGGCGAAGATCGACCGCGTCAAAGGGTACGCGAACTCGCTGACGTCGACCACCATGACGAGCATCAAGCTGCCGATGGTGCTGCCGACCGACCGGCTCGCCATCCAGGCGGCCATCAAGACGTGCAACTGCCCGGACCTGGCGCAGGCGCGGGTGGTGCGGATCCGCAACACTCTGCACCTGGAGCACATCTGGGTGTCGGAATCGCTGCTGCCGGAAGTAGCGGCCCACGAGCGGATGGAGGTGCTGGGCCCGGCGGAGCCGATGCGGTTCACGGAAGCAGGCGAACTCATCTTTGGATGA
- a CDS encoding IlvD/Edd family dehydratase yields MEQAHTPAKAAKASTSYGDPGFSAFLRRAFSRHLGFDDADFEKPIIGICNTYSEINRCHTHFGPLVDAVKRGVLMEGGIPLEFPTISLGEVFTSPTAMLYRNLAAMDTEEMIRAQPIDGVVLLSGCDKTTPAQLMGAASADVPAILLTGGPMQSGEYEGRTLGACTDCRFFWQEYRAGRVSDEELEEINQALAPTAGHCMVMGSASTMAACAEAMGMMLPGAAAIPAPDNRRLRLAEETGRQIVRLVREGLRPSQILTYEAFVNAIRVLQAIGGSTNAVIHLVAIAGRLGIELPLSLFDEIGRTTPFLANLRPAGRFQMEDFHKAGGVPAVMSELRDLLHLSCRTVTGRTVGENLAAYRRPRHEKYYEVIATREKPIAVTGGIAVLTGNLAPSGAVIKPKAASKHLLKHRGPAVVFDSVADLEARIDDPALPVTPDSVLVLRNAGPVGAPGMPEAGMIPIPKKILAQGVNDMVRISDCRMSGTAFGTVVLHVAPEAAVGGPLALVRDGDWIELDVENRRLELLVPEDELAARRAAWQPPQNRAVRGWTRLYQEHVLQADQGCDFDFLRAVPRR; encoded by the coding sequence GTGGAGCAAGCGCATACACCGGCAAAGGCGGCGAAGGCGAGCACATCCTACGGCGACCCAGGCTTCAGCGCCTTCTTGCGCCGGGCGTTCTCACGCCATCTCGGTTTCGACGACGCGGACTTCGAAAAGCCCATCATCGGCATTTGCAACACGTACAGCGAGATCAACCGCTGCCACACCCACTTCGGGCCGCTGGTGGACGCGGTCAAGCGCGGGGTCCTGATGGAAGGCGGGATCCCGCTTGAGTTTCCGACGATCTCGTTGGGTGAGGTATTCACCAGCCCGACCGCGATGCTCTACCGCAACCTGGCGGCGATGGACACCGAGGAGATGATCCGCGCCCAGCCCATCGACGGGGTGGTGCTGTTGTCCGGGTGCGACAAGACGACGCCGGCGCAGTTGATGGGCGCGGCGAGCGCGGACGTGCCGGCCATTCTCCTGACCGGCGGGCCGATGCAGAGCGGAGAGTACGAGGGGCGGACGCTCGGGGCGTGCACCGACTGCCGGTTCTTCTGGCAGGAGTACCGCGCGGGGCGGGTATCGGACGAGGAGCTGGAGGAGATCAACCAGGCACTCGCGCCGACTGCCGGCCACTGCATGGTGATGGGCAGCGCCAGCACCATGGCTGCGTGCGCGGAGGCGATGGGGATGATGCTTCCGGGCGCCGCGGCCATTCCAGCGCCGGACAACCGGCGGCTGCGCTTGGCGGAGGAGACGGGACGGCAGATTGTCCGGCTGGTGCGCGAAGGCCTCCGGCCGTCGCAGATCTTGACGTACGAGGCGTTCGTCAACGCCATCCGCGTGCTGCAGGCCATCGGCGGATCCACCAACGCGGTCATCCACCTGGTCGCCATCGCGGGGCGGCTCGGCATCGAGCTGCCGCTGTCGCTGTTCGACGAGATCGGCCGCACCACGCCATTTTTGGCGAACCTGCGGCCGGCCGGGCGGTTCCAGATGGAAGACTTCCACAAGGCGGGCGGGGTGCCTGCGGTCATGTCGGAGTTGCGCGACCTCCTGCATCTGTCGTGCCGGACCGTGACCGGCCGGACTGTCGGCGAGAACCTTGCGGCCTACCGGCGGCCGCGGCACGAGAAGTACTACGAGGTCATCGCCACACGTGAGAAGCCGATCGCCGTGACGGGGGGCATTGCGGTGCTCACCGGGAACCTGGCTCCGAGCGGGGCGGTGATCAAGCCGAAGGCGGCGTCGAAGCACCTGCTCAAGCACCGGGGGCCGGCGGTGGTGTTCGACTCGGTGGCCGATCTGGAGGCGCGCATCGACGACCCGGCCCTGCCGGTGACCCCCGACAGTGTCCTGGTGCTGCGCAACGCCGGACCGGTCGGGGCGCCGGGCATGCCGGAGGCGGGGATGATCCCGATTCCGAAGAAGATCCTCGCCCAGGGCGTCAACGACATGGTCCGCATTTCCGATTGCCGGATGAGCGGCACGGCGTTCGGCACGGTGGTGCTGCACGTGGCGCCGGAGGCGGCCGTAGGCGGCCCGTTGGCGCTGGTGCGCGACGGCGACTGGATTGAGTTGGATGTGGAGAACCGGCGCTTGGAGCTGCTGGTGCCCGAAGACGAGCTGGCGGCCCGGCGGGCGGCCTGGCAGCCGCCGCAAAACCGGGCGGTGCGCGGCTGGACGCGCCTGTACCAGGAGCACGTGCTGCAGGCGGACCAGGGGTGTGACTTCGACTTTCTGCGCGCCGTGCCCCGCCGGTGA
- a CDS encoding PLP-dependent aminotransferase family protein — MAEDAWQRRFSQRVLRAQRYTPPGAWMPPLPPGCVRLSAGYPAPETVPVAELGAAVRRLTEREGDRPFHYLGSGRAEELPEILRDRMQARGMPVAPDEILVTAGACQALDLTAQVLLDPEAVVAVEAPTYMEALEVFRNYTPHIAAYPVDHDGLQTDLLAADLERRRRQGLPLPRLVYTIASYQNPTGACLSLLRRRMLLELAEVYDFLILEDDAYGELGFGDPVPALKSLDTEGRVIYVGSLSKVIAPGLRIGWLAGARPFIEVAGWFKKDLGHPFAEAVAAEYLSSVDLAGRVRFLQRVYRQRAAWMEMALRRHLPPGLRWMRPQGGYFVWIHTPGVHTARLLPQALRAGVAYVPGRYFHPESGSANEDAAFLPGDDWLRLSFSHLNRDELELGVSRLGALLSNVR, encoded by the coding sequence GTGGCGGAAGACGCGTGGCAGCGGCGATTTTCGCAGCGTGTGTTGCGGGCGCAGCGGTACACCCCGCCGGGAGCCTGGATGCCGCCGCTGCCCCCGGGGTGCGTGCGGCTCAGCGCCGGATACCCGGCTCCGGAGACGGTACCGGTGGCGGAGCTGGGGGCGGCGGTGCGCCGGTTGACGGAACGGGAAGGGGACCGGCCTTTCCACTACCTCGGCAGCGGGCGGGCTGAGGAGCTGCCGGAGATCCTGCGGGATCGGATGCAGGCGCGCGGGATGCCCGTGGCGCCGGACGAGATCCTGGTCACCGCGGGCGCCTGTCAGGCGCTGGACCTGACGGCGCAGGTGCTGCTCGACCCGGAGGCCGTGGTGGCGGTGGAGGCGCCCACCTACATGGAGGCGTTGGAGGTGTTCCGCAACTACACCCCGCACATCGCTGCCTATCCGGTCGATCACGACGGCCTGCAGACCGACCTGTTGGCGGCGGACCTGGAGCGGCGTCGGCGCCAGGGCCTGCCACTGCCCCGCCTCGTCTACACCATCGCCTCGTATCAGAACCCGACGGGCGCCTGCCTGTCTTTGCTGCGGCGACGGATGCTTTTGGAACTGGCGGAGGTGTACGACTTTCTCATCCTCGAGGATGACGCTTACGGCGAGCTGGGCTTCGGGGATCCGGTGCCGGCGCTCAAATCCCTCGACACGGAAGGCCGTGTGATCTACGTCGGCTCCCTTTCCAAGGTCATCGCGCCGGGCCTTCGCATCGGCTGGCTGGCCGGGGCGCGGCCGTTCATCGAGGTGGCAGGGTGGTTCAAGAAGGACCTGGGGCATCCGTTTGCGGAGGCGGTGGCGGCCGAGTACCTCTCCAGCGTGGACTTGGCGGGCCGGGTGCGTTTCCTGCAACGGGTGTACCGCCAGCGGGCGGCGTGGATGGAGATGGCGCTGCGCCGCCACCTTCCGCCCGGCTTGAGGTGGATGCGGCCGCAGGGCGGTTACTTCGTCTGGATCCACACGCCGGGCGTGCACACGGCCCGCCTGCTGCCGCAGGCCCTGCGGGCGGGCGTGGCGTACGTGCCGGGTCGCTACTTTCACCCGGAGAGCGGGTCCGCCAATGAGGATGCCGCATTCTTGCCGGGGGACGACTGGCTGCGGCTGTCCTTCAGCCATCTGAACCGGGATGAGCTGGAGCTGGGGGTTTCCCGGCTGGGAGCGCTGCTGTCGAACGTGCGGTGA
- a CDS encoding transporter substrate-binding domain-containing protein, translating into MTHRIAAWAVTSTFLLGTLAGCGAGAGTAANTAGNTGASGTTGAEPTLILATSADYKPYEFHDTSSGQDKIVGFDIDIADAIAKKLHFQYKIQDMDFNGLVGALQSHRADFVIAGMSPTDDRKKSVDFSDLYYQAKMTIVSKKGSPYTTIDSLKGKRVGAQLGSIQETEAKKIPGATVDSLNTIPAIVQQVITGRDDGAIIEDTVAKGYVQQYPQLQMTYIPNLTADGAAIAFPKGSPWVDKFNQAIREMKQDGELDQLAQKWFGPGKNQG; encoded by the coding sequence ATGACGCATCGCATCGCTGCATGGGCCGTCACGTCCACCTTTCTGCTCGGCACGCTCGCCGGGTGCGGGGCGGGGGCAGGCACGGCCGCCAACACCGCCGGCAACACCGGCGCCTCGGGCACGACCGGCGCGGAGCCGACGCTGATCCTGGCCACGTCTGCCGACTACAAGCCGTACGAGTTCCACGACACCTCGAGCGGACAGGACAAAATCGTCGGCTTCGACATCGACATCGCCGACGCGATCGCGAAAAAGTTGCACTTCCAATACAAGATTCAGGACATGGACTTCAACGGGCTGGTCGGAGCGCTGCAATCGCACCGGGCGGACTTCGTCATCGCCGGTATGTCTCCGACGGACGATCGCAAGAAGAGCGTCGACTTCTCGGACCTGTACTACCAGGCCAAGATGACCATCGTCTCCAAGAAGGGCAGCCCGTACACCACCATCGACAGCCTGAAGGGCAAGCGGGTGGGGGCTCAGTTGGGCTCCATCCAGGAGACGGAGGCCAAGAAGATCCCGGGGGCGACGGTGGATTCGCTGAACACCATCCCGGCCATCGTGCAGCAGGTGATCACCGGCCGGGATGACGGGGCCATCATCGAGGATACGGTGGCCAAGGGGTATGTCCAGCAGTACCCGCAGCTGCAGATGACCTACATCCCGAACCTGACGGCCGACGGGGCGGCGATCGCCTTCCCGAAGGGATCGCCCTGGGTGGACAAGTTTAACCAGGCGATTCGGGAGATGAAACAGGACGGGGAGCTCGACCAGTTGGCCCAGAAGTGGTTCGGCCCGGGCAAGAACCAGGGCTGA
- a CDS encoding fumarylacetoacetate hydrolase family protein yields the protein MRLVTIKNPGEETLAVRLGEAVLPVPALNRLTGRDFPADLGVLLESGRLEELADAVRVVQAEQREAAAKDSIPLEACRFGPLYRRPRKIWGIGLNYREHAGDLNAVHPTEEPASFMKADTTIIGPGDDIVLPPQSQRVTAEAELAVIIGKRCKDVPLEEAPSVVAGFTTVIDMTAEDILQKNPRFLTRAKNFDTFFSFGPEFVTVDEVADVDQLKVGTYVNGRLHRENVVANMTFRPLFLVSFHSQVMTLLPGDIISTGTPGAAVIRPGDVAECRIDGFLSLVNPVRG from the coding sequence ATGAGACTGGTGACCATCAAGAACCCGGGTGAGGAGACGCTGGCGGTGCGCCTCGGGGAGGCGGTGCTGCCGGTACCCGCGCTCAACCGGCTGACGGGCCGGGATTTCCCGGCCGACCTGGGGGTACTGCTGGAGTCCGGACGGTTGGAAGAATTGGCGGATGCCGTACGCGTGGTCCAGGCGGAGCAGAGGGAGGCGGCCGCCAAAGACAGCATCCCGCTCGAGGCGTGCCGGTTCGGGCCGCTGTACCGGCGTCCGCGTAAGATTTGGGGCATCGGACTCAACTACCGGGAGCACGCCGGGGACCTGAATGCCGTCCACCCGACGGAGGAACCGGCCAGCTTCATGAAGGCCGACACGACCATCATCGGGCCGGGCGATGACATCGTGCTGCCGCCTCAGTCCCAGCGGGTGACTGCGGAGGCGGAGTTGGCGGTGATCATCGGTAAGCGCTGCAAGGACGTGCCGCTTGAGGAGGCGCCGTCGGTGGTGGCCGGGTTCACGACCGTGATCGACATGACGGCGGAGGATATCCTGCAGAAAAACCCGCGCTTTTTGACCCGGGCGAAGAACTTCGACACGTTCTTCAGCTTCGGGCCGGAGTTCGTCACGGTGGACGAGGTCGCGGACGTGGACCAGTTGAAGGTGGGCACATATGTCAACGGGCGCCTGCATCGAGAGAACGTGGTGGCGAACATGACCTTCCGGCCGTTGTTCTTGGTCTCGTTCCACTCTCAGGTGATGACGCTTTTGCCGGGGGACATCATCTCCACGGGGACGCCGGGCGCGGCGGTGATCCGGCCGGGCGACGTGGCCGAGTGCCGCATCGACGGGTTCTTGTCCCTGGTCAATCCGGTCCGCGGGTAG
- a CDS encoding PD40 domain-containing protein → MHHNRLAPVHVTAAVLVLMALGGCGIPSAPQRPSANTAQPAYAAVGSGSGASRVTDNDLRNGVPASQPQPPLPMTFSADAWRGMGEAAILVAPAASQNDSGGWLFVLPSIPAAAGANVLASAHPVYLGDRVLSARISPDGRWVAVVRQEPATGAAGPAPACSLWLVAADGRTSQRVAAGDVITGGWLPSTDTFVYTDGTAAVHAVDPGGTPHRLPISTAPGATLQQVVPNPRDGRLALLEVVPDPGGNAIDRHDVLLLWDPNGARTTVLRTANKGDGFLLGPWTADGQALFYWPDPLHSASLAADGLTLHRVDTAGHDQALTVTLPGTDAIAPATGSQAAIQTGAGRTLWAAPKQIQWLDGHRLTPVSPNPGHTQLWPTVSPDGKTVAFVEGPAGAPKSQASTADAMSRAWWAQTSLVAVDLERHQRHVVVPAGGDPAQARFTPDGRILIADRAGLAWVAPSGQAQPHRVLTIAQTAAPLPAQWGSVAPIGIADLHP, encoded by the coding sequence ATGCATCACAACCGCCTTGCACCTGTACACGTCACCGCCGCCGTACTCGTCCTGATGGCCCTGGGAGGGTGCGGAATCCCGAGTGCGCCGCAACGGCCTTCGGCCAACACGGCCCAACCCGCTTACGCCGCGGTCGGCTCCGGCTCGGGTGCCAGCCGTGTCACCGACAACGACCTCCGCAACGGCGTGCCCGCCTCCCAGCCGCAGCCGCCCCTGCCCATGACGTTCTCCGCCGACGCCTGGCGCGGCATGGGGGAAGCCGCTATTCTGGTCGCCCCAGCCGCGTCCCAAAATGACTCCGGCGGATGGCTCTTTGTCTTGCCTTCCATCCCCGCCGCCGCGGGCGCGAATGTCCTCGCGAGCGCGCATCCCGTCTATCTGGGCGATCGCGTCCTGTCCGCGCGGATCTCCCCCGACGGGCGATGGGTCGCCGTCGTCCGCCAGGAGCCCGCCACCGGTGCCGCCGGCCCTGCCCCCGCGTGCAGCCTGTGGCTGGTGGCGGCAGACGGACGGACGAGTCAGCGCGTGGCGGCGGGGGACGTGATCACGGGCGGATGGTTGCCAAGTACCGACACCTTCGTGTACACCGACGGCACCGCCGCCGTCCACGCGGTCGATCCCGGCGGCACTCCGCACCGTCTGCCCATCTCCACAGCGCCGGGCGCCACCCTCCAACAGGTGGTGCCGAATCCCCGCGACGGACGGCTGGCGCTGCTCGAAGTCGTCCCGGATCCCGGCGGCAATGCCATCGACCGGCACGACGTACTGTTGCTGTGGGACCCGAACGGTGCCCGCACCACCGTCTTGCGGACCGCGAACAAAGGCGACGGCTTCTTGCTCGGCCCCTGGACGGCGGACGGACAGGCGCTCTTCTACTGGCCCGATCCGCTCCACTCCGCGTCGCTCGCCGCCGACGGCCTGACGCTGCACCGCGTCGACACCGCCGGCCACGACCAGGCGCTCACGGTCACCCTGCCCGGCACGGACGCCATCGCGCCGGCCACGGGATCGCAAGCGGCCATCCAGACCGGGGCCGGACGGACGCTGTGGGCCGCGCCCAAGCAGATCCAGTGGTTGGACGGCCACCGGCTCACTCCGGTCTCGCCGAACCCCGGGCACACCCAACTGTGGCCAACCGTCAGTCCGGACGGCAAGACGGTCGCCTTCGTGGAAGGCCCGGCCGGCGCCCCCAAGTCCCAGGCCTCCACCGCCGATGCCATGTCCCGGGCCTGGTGGGCGCAGACATCGCTCGTCGCGGTCGATCTCGAGCGCCACCAGCGGCACGTGGTGGTGCCCGCAGGCGGCGATCCCGCGCAAGCCCGCTTCACCCCAGACGGGCGAATCCTCATCGCCGACCGCGCAGGCCTCGCCTGGGTCGCGCCGTCCGGCCAGGCACAGCCCCACCGGGTGCTGACGATCGCGCAGACGGCTGCGCCCTTGCCCGCCCAGTGGGGGTCTGTGGCGCCCATCGGGATCGCCGACCTCCACCCGTGA
- a CDS encoding dihydrodipicolinate synthase family protein, with protein MAELHGISVISLTPFTDAGEVDVASLRRLTDFYLQAGVHGITLLGIMGEANKLTEAERAVVTQTVIDQVAGRVPVTVGCSAPGTHQAIHFVREAKRLGADAVMVAPPNNLKNLDLVLEHYRRVGEATDLPLVVQDEPTTTGVVLPPAFFGRVVREVPTARFAKLEESPTTVKITRILEETDGRMRLFGGLGGMYFYEELARGASGIMTGFAYPEVLVRVYERFTAGDAEAARTEFYRHLPLIRFEAQLGVSGVAIRKETFKLRGVIDSAYVRPPAPAVDGRTLEELADLVRYLGLAE; from the coding sequence ATGGCGGAGTTGCACGGGATCTCGGTGATTTCGTTGACGCCCTTCACGGACGCGGGCGAGGTGGACGTGGCGAGCCTGCGCCGGTTGACGGATTTCTATCTGCAGGCGGGCGTGCACGGCATCACGCTGCTCGGCATCATGGGCGAGGCGAACAAGCTGACGGAAGCGGAACGGGCGGTGGTGACACAGACGGTCATCGATCAGGTGGCCGGGCGGGTGCCTGTGACGGTCGGCTGCTCCGCGCCGGGGACGCATCAGGCGATCCACTTCGTCCGCGAGGCCAAGCGCCTCGGGGCGGACGCGGTGATGGTGGCGCCGCCGAACAACCTCAAGAACCTCGATCTGGTGCTGGAGCACTACCGGCGCGTCGGGGAGGCGACCGACCTGCCGCTCGTCGTCCAGGACGAGCCGACGACGACGGGCGTCGTGCTGCCGCCCGCCTTTTTCGGCCGCGTCGTGCGCGAGGTGCCGACGGCGCGCTTCGCGAAGCTGGAGGAGTCGCCGACCACCGTCAAGATCACGCGCATCCTGGAGGAGACGGATGGCCGCATGCGCCTGTTCGGCGGCCTGGGAGGCATGTACTTCTACGAGGAGTTGGCCCGCGGGGCGTCCGGGATCATGACCGGCTTCGCCTACCCGGAAGTGCTGGTGCGGGTGTACGAGCGGTTTACCGCGGGTGACGCGGAGGCGGCGCGCACCGAGTTCTACCGCCACCTGCCCTTGATCCGCTTCGAGGCGCAGCTCGGCGTCAGCGGCGTGGCCATCCGCAAGGAGACGTTCAAGTTGCGCGGGGTGATTGACTCCGCGTACGTGCGCCCGCCCGCCCCGGCCGTGGACGGGCGGACGCTGGAGGAGCTGGCGGACCTGGTGCGGTACCTGGGGCTGGCGGAATAA
- the argH gene encoding argininosuccinate lyase, with protein MTKSDIFAREGRTFPGRTYAEVVLAPAYEQAKVHLLTPMLQIHQAHLVMLAEQGLISQPDAGVVMRAIRSLNLDELASSRYDGSCEDLFFSVERKIIQAAGEVGGSLHLARSRNDLGVAMYRLALRERLQRAIGSALSFLGTVIDVAEEHADTVMLGYTHTQQAQPMTLAHYLIAVHDSVARDITRLRAAYRTCNRSPLGAAALTTTGFSIDRRRVADLLGFDGIVENAYDAIGGGDYLAEAATAVQLAFLGIGRYVQDMLWWATQEFGAIRVADPYVQTSSIMPQKRNPVSLEHIRALSSSGFGSASTVLQMMHNTPFGDINDTEDDLQPHLWRSVDLADQVFRLYAAVLGTLEVNRDLLLRRARESFATVTELADTLVRTAGLPFRTAHAVTAAVVQRALARGIPVSAVDGALVDEAAQAVLGRPLGLPDDVIAEALDPVHFVRIRRLPGGPAPEEVRRALAERRRQLEAARTAVDAEASRVQAALAELERLAITLAGE; from the coding sequence ATGACAAAATCGGACATATTCGCGCGGGAAGGGCGGACGTTTCCCGGGAGGACGTACGCGGAGGTGGTCCTCGCCCCCGCCTATGAACAGGCGAAGGTGCACCTGCTCACCCCGATGCTGCAGATCCACCAAGCCCATCTGGTGATGCTCGCGGAACAGGGATTGATCTCCCAGCCGGACGCGGGTGTCGTCATGCGGGCCATCCGCAGTCTGAACCTGGACGAGCTGGCGTCGAGCCGGTACGACGGGTCGTGCGAAGACCTGTTCTTCTCCGTCGAGCGAAAGATCATCCAGGCGGCCGGGGAGGTCGGAGGCAGCTTGCACCTGGCCCGCAGCCGCAACGACCTCGGGGTCGCCATGTACCGGCTGGCCCTGCGCGAAAGGCTCCAGCGCGCCATCGGATCGGCGCTGTCTTTCCTCGGCACCGTGATCGACGTGGCGGAGGAGCACGCGGACACGGTGATGCTGGGGTACACGCACACGCAGCAGGCCCAGCCGATGACCCTGGCGCACTACCTCATCGCGGTCCACGACTCGGTGGCGCGCGACATCACCCGCCTTCGAGCCGCCTACCGCACCTGCAACCGCTCGCCCCTCGGGGCGGCGGCGCTCACCACCACCGGGTTTTCCATCGATCGCCGGCGCGTGGCGGATCTGCTCGGCTTCGACGGGATCGTGGAGAACGCGTACGACGCCATCGGCGGGGGCGACTACCTGGCCGAGGCGGCGACCGCGGTCCAGCTCGCGTTTTTGGGGATCGGCCGGTACGTGCAGGATATGCTGTGGTGGGCCACCCAAGAGTTCGGCGCCATCCGCGTGGCCGACCCGTACGTGCAGACCAGCTCCATCATGCCGCAGAAGCGAAATCCGGTGTCCCTCGAGCACATCCGGGCGCTGAGTTCGAGCGGCTTCGGCAGCGCGTCGACCGTGTTGCAGATGATGCACAACACCCCCTTCGGGGACATCAACGACACGGAGGACGACCTGCAACCCCACCTGTGGCGCAGTGTCGATCTCGCGGATCAGGTCTTCCGCCTCTACGCGGCGGTGCTGGGCACCCTGGAGGTGAACCGGGATCTGCTCCTGCGGCGTGCGCGGGAGAGCTTCGCGACGGTCACCGAGCTGGCGGACACCCTGGTCCGCACAGCCGGCCTGCCCTTCCGCACCGCCCACGCGGTGACGGCGGCGGTGGTACAGCGCGCCCTGGCCCGGGGCATCCCGGTGTCCGCGGTCGACGGGGCTCTGGTGGATGAGGCGGCGCAGGCCGTCCTCGGGCGGCCCCTCGGGTTGCCGGACGACGTGATCGCCGAGGCGCTCGATCCGGTTCACTTCGTCCGCATCCGGCGGCTGCCCGGGGGTCCAGCGCCGGAGGAGGTCCGCCGGGCCCTGGCCGAACGCCGGCGGCAGCTGGAAGCCGCGCGGACGGCGGTGGACGCGGAGGCGTCGCGGGTGCAGGCGGCGTTGGCAGAGTTGGAGCGGCTGGCGATCACGCTGGCCGGCGAGTGA
- a CDS encoding D-cysteine desulfhydrase, producing MHLAQFPRRRYTAGPTPIEFLPRLTKALGGPQIYMKRDDLLGLTAGGNKTRKLEFLVADALAKGADTLITCGAVQSNHCRLTLAAANKEGLGCWLVLEERVPNSYRPDASGNNFLYKLLGVQGVTVVPGGSDMMAEMEKVAEGLRQQGKRPYIIPGGGSNPIGALGYVACAQELLAQSFDLGVAFDYVVCASGSGGTHAGLLAGLHASSSGIPVLGIDVSRPKDAQEALIYKLACDTLSYLGVEHPLPREAVTCFDAYVGPGYSLPTEGMVEAVQMLARTEAILLDPVYTGKAMAGLIDLVRQGYFRSEDRVLFVHTGGSPALYAYTSVVLGESS from the coding sequence ATGCATCTGGCCCAATTCCCGCGCCGCCGCTACACGGCGGGGCCGACACCGATTGAATTTCTCCCGCGGCTCACAAAGGCCCTGGGCGGACCGCAGATCTACATGAAGCGGGACGACCTGCTCGGCCTGACCGCCGGCGGCAACAAGACGAGAAAGCTCGAGTTTTTGGTGGCGGACGCCCTCGCCAAGGGGGCGGACACGCTCATCACCTGCGGGGCCGTGCAGTCCAACCACTGCCGGCTCACCTTGGCCGCAGCCAACAAGGAAGGGCTCGGCTGCTGGCTGGTCCTCGAGGAGCGCGTCCCCAACAGCTACCGCCCGGACGCCAGCGGTAACAACTTCCTGTACAAACTTCTCGGGGTCCAGGGCGTGACCGTCGTACCCGGGGGCTCCGACATGATGGCCGAGATGGAGAAGGTCGCCGAAGGCCTGCGCCAACAGGGCAAGCGGCCGTACATCATCCCGGGCGGGGGTTCAAATCCCATCGGCGCCCTCGGGTACGTCGCCTGCGCCCAAGAGCTGTTGGCGCAATCGTTCGACCTGGGGGTGGCGTTTGACTACGTGGTGTGCGCCAGCGGCAGTGGGGGGACCCACGCCGGATTGCTGGCCGGCCTCCACGCCTCCTCCAGCGGCATCCCGGTGCTCGGCATCGACGTCAGCCGGCCCAAGGACGCGCAGGAGGCGCTCATCTACAAACTCGCCTGCGACACCCTGTCGTACCTCGGGGTCGAACACCCCCTGCCGCGTGAGGCGGTCACCTGCTTCGACGCCTACGTGGGCCCCGGCTACTCCTTGCCCACCGAGGGCATGGTCGAAGCCGTCCAAATGCTCGCCCGCACCGAGGCCATCCTTCTCGATCCGGTCTACACCGGCAAAGCCATGGCCGGGCTCATCGACCTGGTGCGCCAGGGGTATTTCCGCTCCGAAGACCGAGTCCTGTTTGTGCACACCGGCGGATCGCCCGCCCTGTACGCCTACACCTCCGTGGTCCTCGGCGAATCCTCTTGA